One Methanobacterium sp. genomic region harbors:
- a CDS encoding ATP-binding protein produces MGKTKKLRQRAEEELRKAEEKGNIPVNISELVHELQVHQIELQMQNEELRKSQEETSNLYNQYHELYDYAPVGYFSLDKDGNIKNINIKGAELLKLEKKRIIGRGFVRFIQNESRNDYFNLLTTAINTGKTQSLELQLKGNKNFFYGYMEIMPIYNKFNEKYRITVTDITKRKKAEEELKLAHENLEKQVSERTVELKNAVKELKESNDELQQFAYVSSHDLQEPLRTVASFTQLLERRYKGKLDSDADEFIEYIVDATIRMKQQIQDLLEFSRVTTNKEKFKLIDLNEILNQTMEYLHDSIKKSKTEITHDKLPIVVGNGGQLQRVFQNLISNAIKFRKCEEPLKISISAYKDENANEYVFSIKDNGIGIEEQYFERIFTIFQQLHTREEYHGTGIGLSIVKRIIERHNGRIWVESEFGEGSTFYFTIPIKE; encoded by the coding sequence ATGGGCAAAACAAAGAAATTACGTCAACGTGCGGAGGAAGAGCTGCGGAAGGCTGAGGAAAAGGGCAATATTCCAGTAAATATTTCTGAGTTAGTGCATGAACTCCAAGTTCATCAAATAGAACTTCAAATGCAAAATGAAGAACTAAGGAAATCTCAGGAAGAAACTTCAAATCTTTATAATCAATATCATGAACTTTACGATTATGCTCCTGTAGGTTATTTTTCACTGGATAAAGATGGTAATATAAAAAATATCAATATTAAAGGAGCTGAATTGCTTAAATTAGAAAAAAAGAGGATAATTGGGAGGGGTTTTGTCAGATTTATTCAAAATGAATCTAGAAACGATTATTTTAATTTGCTTACCACTGCAATCAATACTGGTAAAACTCAGAGTTTAGAACTCCAGTTAAAAGGAAATAAAAATTTTTTTTATGGGTATATGGAAATTATGCCAATATACAACAAGTTTAATGAAAAGTATCGCATAACTGTAACAGATATCACTAAACGTAAAAAAGCTGAAGAGGAATTGAAACTAGCACATGAAAATCTTGAAAAACAAGTTTCAGAAAGAACAGTTGAACTTAAAAATGCTGTAAAAGAATTAAAAGAGTCTAATGATGAATTACAACAATTTGCTTATGTGTCTTCTCATGACTTGCAAGAGCCTCTTAGAACTGTAGCCAGCTTCACTCAATTATTAGAAAGGCGTTATAAAGGTAAATTAGATAGTGACGCTGATGAATTCATAGAGTATATTGTAGATGCTACAATCCGAATGAAGCAACAAATTCAGGATTTACTTGAATTTTCACGCGTTACAACTAATAAAGAAAAATTTAAACTTATAGATCTCAATGAAATACTAAATCAAACTATGGAATACCTCCATGATTCAATTAAAAAGTCTAAAACTGAAATAACACATGATAAACTTCCAATTGTCGTGGGAAATGGGGGACAGTTGCAAAGAGTATTTCAAAACCTTATTTCAAATGCTATCAAATTCAGAAAATGTGAAGAACCACTTAAAATCAGTATATCGGCATATAAAGATGAAAATGCGAATGAATATGTTTTTAGTATAAAAGATAATGGTATTGGGATAGAAGAACAATATTTTGAACGTATATTTACAATATTTCAGCAATTACATACAAGAGAAGAATATCATGGAACCGGAATTGGACTGTCAATAGTTAAAAGGATTATTGAACGCCATAATGGCCGAATTTGGGTTGAATCAGAATTTGGAGAAGGCTCTACTTTTTACTTCACGATACCTATTAAAGAATAG
- a CDS encoding MarR family transcriptional regulator, with amino-acid sequence MKERGHLSKEEIMDMPLGSLITTISRSHMAFLFSEIEKLGIGGQFQFLMGLAREDGIIQEELASRFHMNESTIARALRKLEDAGMVQRKVDENNRRRKIITVTEKGRAAVDAISEIDKKWEERVQSLSLDEKNKLKEMLQVLAVESMELMYEFKKGKR; translated from the coding sequence ATGAAAGAAAGAGGACATTTATCAAAGGAAGAAATTATGGATATGCCCTTAGGATCTTTAATAACCACTATCAGCAGGTCTCATATGGCTTTTTTATTTAGTGAAATAGAAAAGTTGGGGATTGGAGGGCAGTTTCAATTTTTAATGGGTTTAGCCCGTGAAGACGGCATAATTCAGGAGGAGTTAGCAAGTAGATTTCACATGAATGAAAGTACAATAGCCCGGGCATTGAGAAAATTGGAAGATGCAGGTATGGTCCAACGTAAAGTTGATGAAAACAACCGCAGAAGGAAGATAATTACAGTTACAGAAAAAGGAAGGGCTGCTGTAGATGCTATTTCAGAAATAGATAAGAAATGGGAAGAGAGAGTTCAATCTTTATCACTTGATGAAAAAAACAAATTAAAAGAAATGTTACAGGTTTTAGCTGTTGAATCCATGGAATTAATGTATGAATTCAAAAAAGGAAAGCGTTAA
- a CDS encoding PadR family transcriptional regulator, giving the protein MIRLEDISGKLYELEKLGGLRVLTLHVLSKSPKNGVEIMDSIEKHHEMIREMTHNNYDKRLDKALRPSSGAIYPLLKKLEAEGLVLKGDEGKYELTETGFETIRKLMGSLWYSIDKPLERGEIAIDTALNEIDSYIALLSDFKKEKLQSKKENIRILIERLTELEDSLK; this is encoded by the coding sequence ATGATAAGGTTAGAAGATATTTCTGGGAAGTTATATGAGCTGGAAAAACTGGGCGGTTTAAGAGTTCTGACGTTGCACGTTTTATCGAAGTCCCCTAAAAATGGCGTGGAAATTATGGATTCCATTGAGAAACATCATGAAATGATACGAGAAATGACGCATAATAATTATGATAAACGTTTGGATAAAGCATTAAGACCTTCATCAGGTGCAATTTATCCGTTACTTAAAAAATTAGAAGCAGAAGGTCTTGTATTGAAGGGGGATGAGGGTAAGTATGAGCTGACTGAAACTGGGTTTGAAACCATCCGTAAACTAATGGGAAGTTTATGGTATTCCATTGATAAACCTTTAGAACGCGGTGAAATTGCGATAGATACAGCTTTAAATGAAATAGATAGTTACATTGCCTTATTATCTGATTTTAAAAAAGAAAAATTACAATCTAAGAAAGAAAATATTAGAATTTTAATTGAAAGGTTAACGGAATTAGAAGATTCCCTTAAATAA
- a CDS encoding MFS transporter produces the protein MEYKWTAMLTVIIASLIGSINMSIILIALPAIFNGIQINPLDSFQYLLWIIMGYTLLTATLLLSFGRLSDIHGRVKMFRWGFLIFSVASVLLFLTPSTGDAGAVEIIVFRLIQAVGAALFMANSAAIIADAFPSNELGKALGINTVAAMSGQFIGLVLGGLLAVFDWRYVFLVSIPFGIIGTFLSYYKLKELSIKSIKTKIDYWGNLTFVLGVTLLLIGVTYGLMPYGNDPMGWSNPWVITSMILGVAALILFPFIENRVESPMFRLDLFKIRMFTYGNLAGFLGSLSRGGVMFLLVIMLQGIWLPLHGYSYDSTPFWAGIYMLPLVGGMSIMGPLSGMLSDKYGSRLIATTGMAISTVAFLLLAVLPYNFSYIEFGLVLLMMGIGFGTFGSPNNASIMNSVPAEERGVASGMIYTFMNTAFTASMAVFFTIVIVGITQRFPGEITSSLTSIGAVNLVPLLSNIPATGALFSSLLGYNPVGTILTSLPAPIVSNIPPSTLSTLTGTTWFPTIFAKAFMPALQISFYIGALLTIIAAVLSALRGEKYIHQQEKPNGKLGNEEEIDLKTQS, from the coding sequence TTGGAGTATAAATGGACTGCAATGTTAACGGTTATTATAGCAAGCCTGATTGGAAGTATAAACATGAGTATTATACTCATTGCTCTTCCAGCTATATTTAATGGTATACAGATTAATCCACTGGATTCATTTCAGTATCTACTGTGGATTATAATGGGTTACACGTTATTGACGGCTACTTTACTTCTTTCTTTCGGCAGGCTCTCAGATATTCACGGCCGTGTGAAAATGTTCAGGTGGGGGTTCCTGATATTCAGCGTCGCCTCTGTACTACTATTTTTGACACCATCAACAGGAGATGCCGGTGCAGTAGAGATCATTGTATTTAGATTAATACAGGCTGTAGGAGCTGCTTTGTTTATGGCAAATAGTGCAGCCATAATAGCTGATGCATTCCCATCAAATGAATTAGGAAAAGCATTAGGTATAAATACCGTTGCAGCTATGTCAGGACAGTTCATAGGATTGGTTCTGGGAGGTTTACTAGCGGTATTCGATTGGAGGTACGTGTTCTTAGTTAGCATACCCTTCGGAATTATTGGAACCTTCTTATCATACTATAAATTAAAAGAATTATCTATTAAATCCATTAAAACCAAAATTGATTACTGGGGAAACCTCACATTTGTTCTGGGTGTAACACTACTACTCATTGGTGTTACTTATGGACTAATGCCCTACGGTAACGATCCTATGGGTTGGAGTAATCCATGGGTGATAACATCCATGATACTGGGGGTAGCTGCATTGATCTTATTCCCATTCATTGAAAATAGGGTTGAATCACCTATGTTCAGACTGGACTTATTTAAAATTAGAATGTTTACATATGGAAATCTGGCGGGTTTTTTAGGTTCATTAAGCAGGGGTGGTGTGATGTTCCTGCTCGTAATAATGCTGCAAGGCATCTGGCTGCCTTTACATGGTTACAGTTACGATTCCACTCCATTTTGGGCGGGTATTTACATGCTGCCATTAGTAGGGGGAATGAGTATTATGGGACCATTATCAGGTATGCTGTCTGATAAATATGGATCCAGGTTAATAGCCACTACTGGAATGGCAATTTCCACAGTAGCTTTCCTATTATTAGCTGTATTACCTTATAATTTCAGTTACATAGAATTTGGTTTAGTACTGTTAATGATGGGAATAGGTTTTGGAACATTTGGTTCACCTAACAATGCTTCTATAATGAATTCTGTTCCTGCAGAAGAAAGGGGAGTGGCCTCGGGGATGATTTATACCTTTATGAATACTGCTTTTACAGCTAGTATGGCTGTATTCTTTACCATAGTTATAGTGGGAATAACTCAAAGATTCCCTGGAGAAATAACAAGTTCATTAACCAGTATAGGTGCTGTTAACTTAGTACCATTACTAAGCAATATTCCAGCAACAGGTGCATTATTTTCTAGTTTACTGGGTTATAATCCAGTTGGTACAATACTAACAAGTTTACCCGCACCAATCGTATCTAATATACCTCCATCTACTTTAAGCACTTTAACGGGCACTACATGGTTCCCAACCATCTTTGCAAAAGCATTCATGCCGGCACTACAAATATCATTTTATATAGGTGCACTGTTAACAATTATAGCTGCCGTACTATCGGCACTTAGGGGTGAAAAATATATACACCAACAGGAAAAACCAAATGGGAAGTTAGGTAATGAAGAAGAAATAGACTTAAAAACTCAAAGTTAA